Proteins encoded by one window of Serratia nevei:
- a CDS encoding sensor domain-containing diguanylate cyclase: protein MQTTSLSDTRKIWPALSIFLLVFALCLLGIVSRPGSFLAIFWPANAVLLAVLVRRPQWATRAGWGMAVLGYLAADLLTGSALEKALLLNAANLAGVVVGYLLFMRLSPPARMLQRGASSMYLFGICLAAAAATGLVGAVASQWLFGRPYLTSLALWFSSEFTNYVTLMPFILVFPADWRHRLRAACAMLIQRSQWPQAGGKLAVLALLALAAVCSVLIGGPGAVIFPMPVLLWLAMSFSLFSTMIAVLVYVLWCHLAIDFGLLSTTLDMKVLQNAVSMRLGIALLALGPIAVASMNYARNALLRTLEHVANHDALTHVLTRNAFMQRGERVIDQKGELVCVMMLDIDYFKSINDRFGHAGGDQALMAFTRAIAADLNVNDLFGRMGGEEFAIVSTLGQPQQGLQLAERLRQRIEAESITMPAGHPLQITVSIGMVTCPGGSGHSLADLLKLADLAVYKAKNAGRNRVATPESYPPNDPGC, encoded by the coding sequence GCCGTTTTGGTGCGCCGCCCGCAGTGGGCGACGCGCGCCGGCTGGGGGATGGCTGTGCTGGGCTACCTGGCGGCGGATCTGTTGACCGGCAGTGCGTTGGAGAAAGCGCTGCTGCTGAACGCCGCCAATCTGGCCGGCGTGGTGGTGGGCTATCTGCTGTTCATGCGGCTGTCGCCGCCGGCGCGCATGTTGCAACGCGGCGCGTCCAGCATGTATCTGTTCGGTATCTGCCTGGCCGCCGCCGCCGCTACCGGCTTGGTGGGGGCCGTTGCCTCGCAGTGGTTGTTCGGCAGGCCCTATTTGACCTCCCTGGCGCTGTGGTTCTCATCTGAATTCACCAACTACGTCACGCTGATGCCGTTCATTCTGGTGTTTCCCGCCGATTGGCGACATCGCCTGCGCGCGGCCTGCGCCATGTTGATACAGCGCAGCCAATGGCCGCAGGCGGGGGGGAAACTGGCGGTGTTGGCGCTGCTGGCGCTGGCGGCGGTCTGCAGCGTGCTGATCGGCGGCCCCGGCGCGGTGATCTTCCCGATGCCGGTGCTGCTGTGGCTGGCGATGTCCTTTTCGTTGTTCAGCACCATGATCGCGGTGCTGGTTTACGTGCTGTGGTGCCATCTGGCGATCGATTTCGGGTTGCTTAGCACCACGCTCGACATGAAGGTGCTGCAGAACGCGGTATCCATGCGCCTGGGCATCGCGCTGCTGGCGTTGGGGCCGATCGCCGTCGCCAGCATGAACTATGCGCGCAACGCGTTGTTACGCACGCTGGAGCACGTGGCGAATCACGATGCGTTGACCCACGTGCTGACGCGCAATGCGTTTATGCAGCGCGGCGAGCGGGTGATCGATCAGAAAGGGGAGCTGGTGTGCGTCATGATGCTCGACATCGACTATTTCAAATCGATCAATGACCGTTTCGGCCACGCCGGTGGCGATCAGGCGCTGATGGCGTTTACCCGTGCGATCGCCGCCGATCTGAACGTCAACGATCTGTTCGGCCGCATGGGCGGCGAAGAGTTCGCCATCGTCTCGACGCTCGGCCAGCCGCAGCAGGGGTTGCAGCTGGCCGAACGGCTGCGGCAACGCATTGAGGCGGAATCGATCACCATGCCGGCCGGCCATCCGCTGCAGATCACCGTCAGCATCGGCATGGTGACCTGCCCGGGCGGTTCCGGCCATAGCCTGGCCGACCTGCTCAAACTGGCGGATCTGGCGGTATACAAAGCAAAAAATGCCGGCCGTAATCGGGTCGCCACGCCGGAATCTTACCCGCCGAACGATCCGGGCTGCTGA
- a CDS encoding DUF1428 domain-containing protein has protein sequence MKYVDGFVVAVPAANKEAYHRQAAAAAPLFKEFGATRIVECWGDDVPDGKLTDFRGAVKAQEGEVVVFSWIEYPSKAVRDAANQKMMNDPRMKALGEMPFDGKRMIFGGFAPILDA, from the coding sequence ATGAAATACGTAGACGGGTTTGTGGTGGCGGTGCCGGCCGCCAACAAGGAGGCTTATCACCGGCAGGCGGCCGCTGCGGCGCCGCTGTTCAAAGAGTTTGGCGCCACGCGCATCGTGGAGTGTTGGGGCGATGACGTGCCCGACGGCAAACTCACCGACTTTCGCGGCGCGGTAAAGGCGCAGGAGGGCGAAGTGGTGGTGTTTAGCTGGATAGAGTACCCCTCCAAGGCGGTGCGCGACGCCGCCAACCAGAAAATGATGAACGATCCGCGCATGAAGGCGCTGGGCGAGATGCCGTTTGACGGCAAACGCATGATCTTTGGCGGGTTCGCGCCGATCCTCGATGCCTGA